One Scophthalmus maximus strain ysfricsl-2021 chromosome 1, ASM2237912v1, whole genome shotgun sequence genomic region harbors:
- the sox4b gene encoding transcription factor SOX-4b, which translates to MVQKMSHAESTAEALSFFAGDSSSDSGACMDLDPAASPLSPGSAASSTAGENPAWCKTPSGHIKRPMNAFMVWSQIERRKIMEQSPDMHNAEISKRLGKRWKLLRDSDKIPFIREAERLRLKHMADYPDYKYRPRKKVKSSASKPGGDKGERVSSSSSTSSKSSSSSRKNGPSSKSSSSSSSSKPHKSPFGSSSSTKASPFAPELHPAEHHQHHHHTSLYKSKSAAASSSSSSSSSSSAAKQIPDGKKPRRVYVFGNGAAGMSVSPASSVAVPASPTLSSSAESSDPLSLYEDAASGREEGAESPGGGSSSSSLGGGGGSLGGSSERHGGHTYSSRRASSPTPSGSHSCASSRSSNSSSSSSSSSSEDEEFEDDLLDINPSPSFDGMSLGSFGSSTLDRDLDLNFESGSGGSHFEFPDYCTPEVSEMISGDWLESTISNLVFTY; encoded by the coding sequence ATGGTGCAGAAGATGAGCCACGCGGAGAGCACCGCCGAGGCGCTCTCCTTCTTCGCCGGCGACTCGAGCTCCGACTCCGGGGCGTGCATGGACCTGGACCCGGCCGCGTCGCCGCTCTCGCCGggctccgccgcctcctcgaCCGCCGGGGAGAACCCGGCGTGGTGCAAGACCCCGAGCGGCCACATCAAGAGGCCCATGAACGCGTTCATGGTGTGGTCGCAGATCGAGCGGAGGAAGATCATGGAGCAGTCGCCGGACATGCACAACGCCGAGATCTCCAAGCGGCTGGGGAAGCGGTGGAAGCTGCTCCGGGACAGCGACAAGATCCCGTTCATCCGGGAGGCGGAGCGGCTCCGGCTGAAGCACATGGCGGACTACCCCGACTACAAGTACCGGCCGAGGAAGAAGGTGAAGTCGAGCGCGTCGAAGCCCGGCGGGGACAAGGGGGAGAgggtcagcagcagctccagcaccagcagcaagTCCTCCTCATCTTCGAGGAAGAACGGACCCTCGTCCaagtcctccagcagcagcagcagcagcaaacccCACAAATCCCCTTtcgggagcagcagcagcaccaaagCGTCCCCGTTCGCCCCCGAGCTGCACCCGGCagagcaccaccagcaccaccaccacacgtCCCTGTACAAGTCCAAatccgccgccgcctcctcctcctcctcctcctcctcctcctcctcggcggcCAAGCAGATACCGGACGGCAAGAAGCCCCGGCGGGTCTACGTGTTCGGCAACGGCGCGGCCGGCATGAGCGTCAGCCCCGCGTCCTCCGTCGCGGTGCCGGCCAGCCCGACGCTCAGCAGCTCGGCGGAGTCGAGCGACCCGCTCAGCCTGTACGAGGACGCGGCCAGCGGCCGGGAGGAGGGAGCGGAGTCCcccggcggcggcagcagcagcagcagcctgggcggcggcggcggcagcctgGGCGGCTCCTCGGAGCGCCACGGCGGGCACACGTACAGCAGTCGGCGGGCGTCCTCGCCGACCCCCTCCGGGTCCCACTCCTGCGCCTCGTCCCGCTCCTCGaactcctcgtcctcgtcctcctcctcctcctcggaggACGAGGAGTTCGAGGACGACCTGCTCGACATCAACCCGAGCCCCAGCTTCGACGGCATGTCGCTGGGCAGCTTCGGCTCGTCGACGCTGGACAGGGACTTGGATTTGAACTTTGAGTCCGGCTCCGGCGGCTCGCACTTCGAGTTCCCCGACTACTGCACGCCCGAGGTCAGCGAGATGATCTCCGGGGACTGGCTGGAGTCCACCATCTCCAACCTGGTGTTCACGTACTGA